One Papaver somniferum cultivar HN1 chromosome 10, ASM357369v1, whole genome shotgun sequence genomic window carries:
- the LOC113316526 gene encoding CASP-like protein 3A1 has translation MKTTPEIGIQMPSDSEAKMVAAESARMSDPLASANGNCKNLRRKTDIIHTTLRFFCLFASVMSLAFMIRAEEKTTITIYGFHLPVYCKWSFADSFEYLVGIAAAVVAHSLLQLLLSVMKLIKRTPVIASHNHAWLIFAGDQIFAYAMMSAGSAASGVTNLNRTGIRHSALPDFCKPLHVFCDRIAVSISFAFLSFFLLAASAVFDVICLSKY, from the exons ATGAAAACAACACCAGAAATTGGAATTCAAATGCCATCTGATTCTGAAGCAAAAATGGTTGCAGCTGAATCAGCTAGAATGAGTGATCCACTTGCTTCAGCTAATGGAAATTGCAAAAATCTTCGTAGAAAAACTGATATTATTCATACAACTCTTCGGTTCTTTTGTTTATTTGCATCAGTAATGTCtcttgcattcatgattagagCTGAAGAGAAAACTACTATTACTATTTATGGTTTTCATTTACCTGTTTATTGCAAATGGTCCTTTGCTGATTCCTTCGA GTACTTGGTGGGGATAGCAGCAGCAGTTGTTGCTCATTCACTACTGCAATTGCTGCTTAGTGTGATGAAATTGATCAAGAGAACACCGGTTATTGCTTCGCATAATCACGCTTGGTTAATTTTTGCTGGAGATCAG ATATTTGCATATGCAATGATGAGTGCAGGATCAGCTGCATCTGGAGTTACTAACCTAAACCGGACAGGAATCCGACACTCAGCTCTCCCAGATTTCTGTAAACCCTTGCATGTTTTCTGCGACCGTATTGCTGTCTCAATATCGTTTGCATTCCTTAGCTTCTTCTTGCTTGCAGCATCTGCTGTATTTGATGTCATTTGTCTCTCCAAGTACTGA
- the LOC113318921 gene encoding nuclear pore complex protein NUP35-like, which translates to MGTNVQRTPKSAGKSLFFQDLASPIATHRGKFSTPGQAAAVSALRRENFGGSDPPPPPCFTLEDRVEYSPESGMSDYPLSSDTKSSDIRTPMRDYYGSHGRDGRDGRDSVTPLKSRFEANSSFSAQQQVQQTPQSSSWWSPGRSDNERNGGVEEDWGGLKGKGSPVEGVVKPGSLITLPQPREVARPELPKNSFPVGNLDDEEWVTVYGFQPGDTNFVLREFEKCGLILKHVPGPGDANWMHILYQNRCDAQKALCKSGMQINGVLIVGVKPIDPIQRQALDEDVQSKQGFMTLPPPSSSKRVDMMPSRASSSPHYLQNGNSAQRSAGAIATPAKSIISRITDIMFGI; encoded by the exons atggGTACAAATGTACAAAGAACTCCAAAATCAGCAGGAAAATCATTGTTTTTTCAAGATTTAGCATCGCCAATAGCTACACATAGAGGTAAATTTAGTACACCAGGACAAGCAGCAGCTGTATCAGCTTTAAGAAGAGAGAATTTTGGTGGTTCAGATCCTCCGCCACCACCATGTTTCACATTAGAAGACCGTGTTGAGTATTCACCGGAGTCTGGTATGTCAGATTATCCTTTATCTTCTGATACTAAATCTTCAGATATTAGGACACCAATGAGGGATTATTATGGAAGTCATGGAAGGGATGGGAGAGATGGGAGGGATTCTGTTACTCCGTTGAAAAGTAGATTTGAGGCGAATTCTTCGTTTTCGGCTCAGCAGCAGGTGCAACAGACTCCGCAGAGTTCGAGTTGGTGGTCACCGGGTAGGAGTGATAATGAGAGGAATGGCGGGGTTGAGGAAGATTGGGGTGGGTTGAAGGGGAAAGGGTCGCCTGTTGAAGGTGTTGTTAAACCGGGTTCGTTGATTACACTTCCACAACCAAGGGAGGTTGCTAGGCCTGAGTTGCCCAAGAATAGTTTTCCAGTGGGGAATTTGGATGATGAGGAGTGGGTTACTGTATATGG ATTTCAACCAGGGGATACCAATTTTGTTTTGCGCGAGTTTGAGAAGTGTGGGCTTATATTGAAGCATGTTCCTGGCCCTGGTGATGCTAACTGGATGCATATCCTctatcag AATCGATGTGATGCTCAAAAAGCACTTTGCAAGAGTGGGATGCAGATCAATGGAGTTCTTATTGTGGGTGTGAAGCCTATAGATCCTATTCAGAGGCAGGCACTCGATGAAGATGTGCAGAGCAAACAGGGTTTTATGACTTTGCCTCCACCATCATCTAGTAAGCGTGTAGACATGATGCCTTCAAGAGCTTCCTCGAGCCCTCATTATCTTCAAAACGGTAATAGTGCACAGCGTTCAGCCGGTGCGATTGCTACACCTGCAAAATCCATCATATCTAGAATTACAGATATAATGTTCGGCATCTGA
- the LOC113316979 gene encoding uncharacterized protein LOC113316979: MVHTVSSETDFGTKIPKPEIQCIPTLQHTETKPDIKIPKSEMPGFDFSTDVKPDIKIPKSEMADTKPDIKIPKSEMAFDDFKPDIKPPKPEVDVKPELVENSLPAENPDEEEWVTVYGFTYGEKESVLQEFGKCGIILDYDHAGNWMHILYQNQSEAQKALSKSGKHIKKDLIVGVNSVDANEKQALNGRNLSSYGSEDQIRKALRGCMSLLHRSESEFFVLAETGNVYNVTLSTTPTCRCNCPDSTVPCKHIFFVFLRVLGISQNDCRIWRKGLKPCQLTELLNMPTSPQALAGSRAREEFHRLYSMSEVNVGPPPSIKDEDVIDVQCPVCHQEMHFAAEAIECGSCGDVGHKRCLSVWRKRVAGRVHVCASCRQEWVSAEQNWYTNLADYMD, from the exons atggtTCACACTGTATCATCTGAAACCGATTTCGGTACCAAAATCCCTAAACCTGAAATTCAATGTATTCCTACACTGCAGCATACTGAAACCAAACCAGATATTAAAATTCCCAAATCTGAAATGCCAGGTTTCGATTTCTCAACTGATGTCAAGCCGGATATCAAAATCCCTAAATCTGAAATGGCTGATACCAAGCCGgatatcaaaatccccaaatctgAAATGGCGTTTGATGATTTCAAACCTGATATTAAACCTCCGAAACCTGAAGTTGATGTGAAGCCTGAGTTGGTGGAGAATAGTTTACCTGCGGAAAATCCTGATGAGGAGGAGTGGGTGACTGTTTATGG CTTTACCTATGGGGAGAAAGAGTCTGTGTTGCAAGAATTCGGGAAATGTGGTATTATATTGGATTATGATCACGCGGGTAACTGGATGCATATTCTTTACCAG AATCAAAGTGAGGCTCAAAAAGCCCTCAGCAAGAGTGGGAAGCATATTAAGAAAGATCTTATTGTTGGTGTGAATTCTGTGGATGCAAATGAAAAACAGGCTCTGAATGGACGAAACCTGAGCTCTTATGGTTCGGAAGACCAAATAAGGAAAGCCCTCCGTGGGTGTATGAGTCTCCTCCACCGATCTGAAAGCGAATTTTTCGTTTTAGCTGAAACAGGTAACGTGTACAACGTCACGTTATCCACAACCCCGACTTGCAGGTGCAACTGCCCGGACAGTACAGTCCCATGCAAACACATATTTTTTGtgtttcttcgtgttcttgggaTATCTCAAAATGATTGTCGCATTTGGAGAAAGGGCCTTAAGCCATGTCAACTCACAGAGCTACTCAACATGCCCACGTCACCTCAGGCGTTAGCTGGTTCCCGTGCGCGTGAAGAATTTCATCGCCTATATTCAATGTCAGAGGTGAATGTTGGTCCTCCACCAAGTATCAAGGATGAGGATGTAATTGATGTCCAATGCCCCGTTTGTCATCAAGAAATGCACTTTGCAGCTGAAGCGATAGAATGCGGATCCTGTGGGGATGTAGGACATAAGAGGTGCCTGTCAGTTTGGAGGAAGAGGGTAGCAGGGAGGGTACATGTATGCGCTAGTTGTAGACAAGAGTGGGTTAGTGCGGAGCAGAATTGGTATACAAATCTGGCAGACTACATGGATTAG